Proteins encoded by one window of Clostridium perfringens:
- a CDS encoding sensor histidine kinase, whose translation MANLLDIREILDVNSFQKIQDDIAKATEFAMITVDYKGIPVTKHSRCSEFCRLIREQKEFSKLCEKCDSRGGLEAAREGSFYIYKCHRGLVDVAVPIIIDGQYLGAVMVGQVLLMDADDHELEAVLTKELEYDSEIKDKIIDAYEKIPVLSFDKIKAVSEMMSHVSNYIVEEALLKRTQNEIYTKNIEIARAERSKLELEEEYKACQLKALQSQINPHFLFNVLNSIASLAIIEDAPKTQEVIYNLSYILRYTLKKANKIVRLSEEINHVKAYLEIQKVRFGERIQYNIDFDEEDSNVQIPFMALQVFVENAVLHGIEEKEQGGVINLSIKSRGEDMIITISDDGVGIPVEKLCEIRNEIKSRDKLDLDKVGINNVNKRMFHYYGEEYSINIDSKVKKGTKVEIIIPRKL comes from the coding sequence ATGGCAAATTTATTAGATATTAGAGAGATTTTAGATGTTAATTCCTTTCAAAAAATACAAGATGATATAGCTAAAGCAACTGAGTTTGCTATGATTACAGTAGATTACAAAGGAATACCAGTTACTAAGCATAGTAGATGTAGTGAGTTTTGTAGATTAATAAGAGAACAAAAAGAGTTCTCGAAATTATGTGAAAAATGTGATTCAAGAGGTGGATTAGAAGCTGCTAGAGAGGGAAGTTTTTACATATATAAATGTCATAGAGGGCTTGTGGATGTGGCTGTTCCAATAATAATTGATGGACAATATCTAGGGGCAGTTATGGTAGGACAAGTTTTATTGATGGATGCAGATGACCATGAATTAGAAGCTGTTTTGACTAAGGAGTTAGAATATGATTCAGAAATAAAAGATAAAATTATTGATGCATATGAAAAAATACCAGTTCTTAGTTTTGATAAAATAAAAGCTGTTTCAGAGATGATGTCTCATGTAAGCAATTACATTGTTGAGGAAGCCTTACTTAAAAGAACTCAAAATGAGATTTATACAAAAAATATAGAAATTGCAAGAGCAGAGAGAAGTAAGTTAGAACTTGAAGAGGAATACAAAGCTTGCCAGCTAAAAGCTCTTCAATCTCAAATAAATCCACATTTTTTATTTAATGTATTAAATAGCATAGCATCTTTAGCAATTATAGAGGATGCCCCTAAAACTCAAGAAGTAATTTATAATTTGTCGTATATTTTAAGGTACACTTTAAAGAAAGCTAATAAAATTGTAAGACTTAGTGAAGAAATAAATCATGTTAAGGCATATTTAGAAATTCAAAAGGTTCGTTTTGGTGAAAGAATACAATATAATATAGATTTTGATGAAGAGGATTCAAATGTACAAATTCCATTTATGGCACTTCAAGTTTTTGTTGAGAATGCAGTTTTGCATGGAATTGAGGAAAAAGAACAGGGAGGAGTCATAAACCTATCAATTAAGAGTAGAGGAGAGGATATGATTATTACTATTTCTGATGATGGTGTTGGAATACCAGTTGAAAAACTCTGTGAAATTAGAAATGAAATAAAAAGTAGAGATAAACTAGACTTAGATAAAGTTGGAATAAATAATGTAAATAAGAGAATGTTTCATTATTATGGTGAAGAATATAGTATAAATATAGATAGTAAAGTTAAAAAAGGTACTAAAGTAGAAATTATAATACCTAGAAAACTTTAA
- a CDS encoding MBL fold metallo-hydrolase gives MRITTLVENTKISDEYENKHGLSFHIETEKHNILFDLGPKNTFLTNAKKLNINLEEVDIVVISHGHNDHGGGLEEFLKINNKAKVYIHKDAFNEYYSMAGIFKKYIGLDKELKKNPRIILTEGDMKIDDELYLFSVVENRHKVSKFNKVLYKRVDGMYLEDDFVHEQSLIITENNKNVLMGGCAHNDIRNIIDKAEVIIGKDLDYVISGFHIFNPSTGISESDLFINTLGDNLNKRNTKFYTCHCTGMRAFKMLEEKLQDKIEYISTGQILNI, from the coding sequence TTGAGAATAACTACATTAGTAGAAAACACAAAGATATCAGATGAATATGAAAATAAGCATGGCTTATCATTTCATATAGAAACAGAAAAACATAACATACTTTTTGATTTAGGACCTAAAAATACATTTTTGACAAATGCAAAGAAGTTAAATATAAACTTAGAAGAAGTTGATATTGTAGTAATATCTCATGGTCATAATGATCATGGTGGTGGGTTAGAAGAATTTTTAAAAATAAATAATAAAGCTAAGGTTTATATACACAAGGATGCTTTCAATGAGTATTATAGTATGGCAGGAATTTTCAAAAAGTATATAGGATTAGATAAAGAATTAAAGAAAAATCCAAGAATAATATTGACAGAGGGAGATATGAAAATAGATGATGAGTTATATTTATTTTCAGTAGTAGAAAATAGACATAAAGTATCTAAATTTAATAAAGTCCTTTATAAAAGAGTAGATGGTATGTACTTAGAAGATGATTTTGTACATGAACAAAGTCTTATAATAACAGAAAATAATAAGAATGTACTAATGGGTGGTTGTGCTCATAATGATATAAGAAATATAATTGATAAGGCAGAGGTTATAATAGGAAAAGACTTAGACTATGTTATAAGTGGTTTCCATATTTTTAATCCTAGCACAGGAATAAGTGAAAGTGATTTATTTATAAATACTTTAGGAGATAACTTAAATAAAAGAAATACTAAGTTTTATACTTGCCACTGCACAGGAATGAGAGCATTTAAAATGTTAGAAGAAAAATTACAAGATAAGATAGAATATATTTCTACTGGACAAATTTTAAATATATAA
- a CDS encoding MIP/aquaporin family protein, translating into MASLLAELIGTMLLIILGDGVVANVVLKKTKGNSSGWIVITTGWALAVAIPAAIFTSVSGALFNPALTIALAIVGQFTWSQVIPYIIAQLLGAFLGAVVVYITYYNHFEETEDQNSKLGVFCTIPEIEDHKINFLTEFIGTFVLTFAVLGIGAQNIDYGVKVIIIGCLIWAIGLSLGGPTGYAINPARDFGPRLAHFLLPIPRKGSSKWEYAWIPIVAPIIGAICGALVYVNIF; encoded by the coding sequence ATGGCATCATTATTAGCAGAATTAATAGGAACAATGCTACTTATCATACTTGGTGATGGTGTTGTTGCAAACGTAGTTTTAAAGAAAACAAAGGGAAATAGCTCAGGATGGATAGTTATAACTACTGGATGGGCTTTAGCAGTTGCTATACCAGCAGCTATTTTTACTAGTGTAAGTGGAGCATTATTTAATCCAGCATTAACAATAGCATTAGCTATAGTTGGCCAATTTACATGGTCTCAAGTTATTCCTTATATAATTGCACAACTTTTAGGAGCTTTTTTAGGAGCAGTTGTTGTTTATATAACTTACTATAATCATTTTGAAGAAACAGAAGATCAAAATTCAAAATTAGGAGTATTTTGTACTATTCCAGAAATAGAAGATCATAAAATAAACTTCTTAACAGAGTTTATAGGAACTTTTGTTTTAACTTTTGCTGTATTAGGAATAGGAGCACAAAATATAGATTATGGTGTTAAAGTAATTATAATAGGATGCTTAATATGGGCTATAGGATTAAGCTTAGGTGGTCCAACAGGATATGCAATAAATCCAGCTAGAGATTTTGGTCCAAGATTAGCACACTTCTTACTTCCGATTCCTAGAAAAGGAAGTTCTAAATGGGAATATGCTTGGATTCCTATAGTTGCACCAATAATAGGAGCAATATGTGGAGCCTTAGTTTATGTAAATATATTTTAA